The Natranaerobius trueperi genome includes a region encoding these proteins:
- a CDS encoding copper amine oxidase N-terminal domain-containing protein, producing MRKVVILLLIVFIVLGGESSGHEELDTKKESVWIEEKKYIKEPGEIIDKLHRLGIDRVYLNVADLHDKYLLKNNPELYNKFIKLANKTNIEVEAWVLKRKENNLIHETKKVLDLNNQFDGIHLEVEPHILEKVYDNEKELLKQLSFNLKEVSKTIEEHDTKLSLNVKLLPCYLEYNVEDIINLVDEVSLMNKKESSKEFINKGKEYLQFFDNYNTKVNIGTEFQPNKKGTVYDFDNSQLKKRLIRADKKFSEFNNYSGMSYHTLEYFYDWVDKNSNIETDKKKLILSPNTSEGILNNSTIEIDTPPVIKDGRTYIPVRGVFDQFGVNITWNNDSKKVILLDENTKVELKIGSELSIVNDQKVTMDSSPQILDGRTLIPLRFALENLGFQVDWHPQKEIIKIIETN from the coding sequence ATGAGAAAGGTTGTAATTTTACTATTAATTGTCTTTATTGTATTAGGCGGAGAGTCGAGTGGTCATGAAGAATTAGATACAAAAAAGGAATCAGTCTGGATAGAAGAGAAAAAATACATAAAAGAACCTGGTGAAATAATAGATAAATTACACAGACTAGGTATTGATCGAGTATATTTAAATGTAGCGGATCTACATGATAAGTATTTATTAAAAAATAATCCAGAGCTTTATAATAAGTTTATTAAATTAGCAAATAAAACTAATATAGAAGTTGAAGCTTGGGTTTTAAAAAGAAAAGAGAATAATTTAATACATGAAACAAAAAAGGTTCTAGACCTGAATAATCAGTTTGATGGTATCCATTTAGAGGTAGAACCACATATTTTAGAGAAAGTTTATGATAATGAAAAAGAGCTATTAAAGCAGTTGAGTTTTAACTTGAAAGAGGTTAGTAAAACTATAGAAGAACATGATACTAAACTTTCTTTAAATGTTAAGTTATTACCATGTTATTTAGAATATAATGTAGAAGATATTATTAATCTTGTAGATGAAGTATCACTTATGAATAAGAAAGAGTCTAGTAAAGAATTTATTAATAAAGGGAAAGAGTACTTACAGTTTTTTGATAACTATAATACTAAAGTAAATATAGGTACAGAGTTTCAACCTAATAAAAAAGGAACAGTTTATGATTTTGATAACTCACAATTAAAAAAGCGACTTATAAGAGCTGATAAAAAGTTTAGCGAATTTAATAACTATAGTGGTATGTCATATCATACTTTAGAATATTTTTATGATTGGGTAGATAAAAATAGTAATATTGAAACAGATAAAAAAAAGCTAATTTTATCCCCGAATACTAGTGAAGGGATATTAAATAATAGTACTATTGAAATAGATACACCACCTGTGATTAAAGATGGTAGAACTTATATTCCAGTACGAGGTGTATTTGACCAGTTTGGTGTAAATATTACTTGGAATAATGATAGTAAGAAAGTGATATTACTAGATGAAAATACTAAAGTTGAGTTAAAAATAGGCTCAGAACTTTCTATAGTTAATGATCAAAAAGTTACTATGGACTCATCACCTCAAATTTTAGATGGTAGAACACTGATTCCATTAAGGTTTGCTTTAGAAAATTTGGGTTTTCAAGTAGACTGGCATCCACAGAAAGAAATTATTAAAATTATAGAAACTAATTGA
- the prxU gene encoding thioredoxin-dependent peroxiredoxin (Most members of this family contain a selenocysteine.), with the protein MSIMVGKKVPDFEGKALVKDEIKTVKLSDYEGKWLVVCFYPGDFTFVUPTEIAAVAAKYDELQSLDVEVVAVSTDSNFSHKIWHEVELSKMVEGGIPFPMISDANGEIGRLFGVYREESGVNVRGRFLINPEGKLRAMEILTPEVGRNVSELLRQVKAYQHIEKTGEVTPSGWEPGKKTLKPRTDLAGKVWKEWKVEDNY; encoded by the coding sequence ATGAGTATAATGGTAGGTAAGAAAGTACCTGATTTTGAAGGAAAAGCTCTTGTAAAAGATGAAATAAAAACAGTAAAACTATCAGATTATGAAGGTAAATGGTTGGTTGTTTGCTTTTATCCAGGAGATTTTACATTTGTCTGACCAACAGAAATAGCAGCAGTTGCTGCTAAATATGATGAACTGCAGAGCTTAGATGTAGAAGTTGTAGCTGTCAGTACGGACAGTAACTTCAGCCACAAAATTTGGCACGAAGTAGAGCTTTCTAAAATGGTAGAAGGTGGCATCCCTTTCCCCATGATCTCAGACGCTAATGGTGAAATAGGTCGATTATTTGGCGTGTACCGTGAGGAAAGTGGTGTGAACGTTCGAGGACGTTTTCTCATTAACCCAGAAGGTAAGCTTCGAGCAATGGAGATCTTGACACCAGAAGTTGGTCGAAATGTTTCAGAGCTACTTCGACAAGTAAAAGCTTACCAACATATAGAAAAAACGGGAGAGGTAACCCCATCCGGTTGGGAACCTGGTAAAAAGACTTTAAAACCCCGAACAGACCTAGCAGGTAAGGTATGGAAAGAATGGAAGGTAGAAGATAATTATTAA